The genomic interval aaatggggggggggcatcccAGGGGAGAGTCCTATCATGGCACAGTGTTCCCTTTGTGCCACCATATCATGCTGCAGAATCCTGCAAACCCCAGAGCACTTTTGAGCCCCAGAACAAGAGAGCTTGTAAAGCTTTTTGTTTGAGTTAAAAAAGGGCATTTGTCTACTCTAGTGAAATGTCAGCCTGCACACTAGGATGATGTACTGAATGCTGAAAATGCTGTCTAATGATTTTAAGTAATGACACAAGATCTGTACCTCTGTTGTATGCAGGTATAGgtatttaattcagtttataGTAATGAAGTCAGTGAAAGGTGCAGCTGTTGATGGTTTTTCTACTTAGCCAAAAACAAATGGTGAGATGTCataaagtaaatttaaattattttgtgcgtgtgtgtgtgtgtgtgtgtgtgtgtgtgtgtgtgtgtgtgtgtgtgtgtgtgtgtgtgtgtgtgtgtgtgtgtgtgtgtgtgtgtgtgtgtgtcatttttatcctttatttGACAGTACAGAGATTAGACAGGAAAGTGGAGAGAAGGGAAATAGTCTGGGCACCTGCAGTTGCCTTTGACATATGGGTCACTCACTCAACCAGGTGTGCTGTACATGTAGCACTGCCCATAAAGTAAATTTTACATAAACATGATGTACCAAATGACAAAGTTTAAGtatgttttttccccctcatttcAATCCACTTGATATTGTAAGGTTCTTGGTGGAAACTCCAGTTATTTTTGCCTGGAGTTTACTTGCTTTCCTGCGCCTGCATAGGTTTCCTCAATGTTAGATTAATTAGTGATTTTAAACTGGCCATGGACATGAGCTTTATACTGTGTACTTGAAGTGCACAGTAAAAAGTGCTGCATGAatatatgattaaaaaatatgagTTGCAGTCTAAAGTGCTTTTAGTGTTGAATAAGACTAGAAAAGAGCTACATAATAACACATACTTAGTTGTACTAAGAATAtgaactatccatccatccatccatccatccatccattttaggGTGTCAGGAGGACTAAAGCTTATGCCACTAAGCAAGAAGCAGGGTGGATCCTGGACAGATCTATCACAGGATTATGAATTATTGTTGTCGATTATCTGTCCGTGCATAAACTATAATAATCTAATAGTGTATAGTATTATAGTATATTGAGtatatattttgcttttataacttttttaaactttgcatTTTCCACGCAAAGCTTTTGCTTGTAGGGGAGTCTTTCAAGGAGGCAAAAGAAGGACCTGAATAATGTTGTGTAGGTCCCAGTCATGAAACCAAAACATCTCTGATCTAGCCTCAGGCTGTTTGTGGtgttcttccagctgtttctgGGCAGTTTTTGTGGTGCAGTtgggtgcattgtcatcctgggGAAAGTCGCTGCCCTGGGGCTTATTCCGCTACAATTTTTAAGTGGATGCTGAATATTAAAGAAACATCTACATAATTGCCAGgatccaaggtttcccagcagagcaCAGCATTGTGACAAGGTGTTATATGCCTGTGGTTTTAAGGTTGTAGCTGGTCAGTAATAGTTGCATTGCcttaagtaataaaaaaaaaaaaaatctgaatactTTTACTGTTGTGCTAAACAGATAAACAAGAAATTGGAACTGTGATAGTCATGATCATATAATCACAGCAACATTTCACCCAATGTATACCAAACCTGCTACACAGTATTCACAAAATACTCACGCTCATGTGAGTTCCCACTAAATAATAAGTGAGCTTTAACAATAAATAAGCTAAATATGACTGACAATGAGTTGCTTTTTCCAGACAGCAGATGATGTACAATTTATCCTGCATATTTGATGTGATATTTTTTATTAGCTACTGAGTTCATCTAAGTCCTTTTCTTCCTCCAACTCGATTTACAAAGATAAAAAATTAGAAATCATCTTGCGATAACTTTGAGTAGCTCAGCAGTATTTCTTCCATTTGTTTGAATCCTTCCTGATAACAAAGTCTGCACTGTGGGGAATGCCTCTGCTGGGCTCAGTTGATTGAAATAAACTTCATTTAAAGATTTTTAGGGCCGAATAAGTTTTTATActcatgctctctctctctctctctctctctctctctctctctctctctctctctctctctctctctctctctctctctctctttcagatGTAAATGGAGAAGCAGCACTATCACAAAGAGGAGGCTGGACATCATTAcagttttaaagtgttttgCATTGAAACACAAACATCCCTTCTGTCTAAAGTAATCCATGACTGACCATTAATGTCAAACTGCATGCTGGAGCAGCTTAATGCTGCCTCACTGGGTGAAACTTCACTAATGGAAAGAAAGCCTTTCAAGATCCTACTCATCAAAACACACCTAAATGCAGCATAATGCCTTCCAAAGTGTCATGTTTATACCTGTTGACAGTGGTCTGCTGGGCGAGCGCTCTGTGGTACTTGAGCATAACCCGCCCAACATCCACGTATGTTGGCCACATGTCAGTGCCTATACGGAAGACTGTGAAACCTCCAAAAAACATCACCTTCAACAACATCCGCACCCGCCCCCTTAACCCACACACCTTTGAGTTTGTCATCAATGAGCCGAAGAAGTGCGAAAGCATCACGCCCTTTCTGGTCATCCTCATCAGCACCACACACAAAGAGTTTGATGCGAGGCAGGCCATCCGAGAGACCTGGGGGGATGAGTCGACTTTCAGCGACGTCCATATCCTCACGGTCTTTCTGCTGGGCAGGAACACGGACCCTGtgctgaaccagatggtggaacaggagagtcAGATCTTCCATGACATTGTGGTGGAGGACTTTATCGATTCCTACCACAATCTCACCCTCAAGACCATGATGGGAATGCGCTGGGTGGCGACTTTCTGCCCCAAAGCACAGTACGTCATGAAGACAGACAGTGACATCTTTGTCAACATGGACAATCTAATCTACAAGCTCTTAAAACCCAGCACCAAGCCAAGAAGGAGATATTTTACTGGCTATGTAATAAATGGTGGTCCCATTAGAGATATGCGCAGCAAGTGGTACATGCCCAGAGACTTGTATCCTGAAAGCAAATATCCACCTTTCTGCTCGGGCACTGGCTACGTGTTCTCAGCAGATGTAGCTGAGCTAATCTACAAGACATCATTACACACAAGACTGTTGCACCTGGAGGATGTCTATGTGGGACTGTGCTTGCGAAAGCTGGGGATACACCCTTATCAGAACAGTGGTTTTAATCACTGGAAAATGGCTTACAGTCTCTGCAGATACAGGCGGGTTATCACTGTCCACCAGATCTCCCCGGAGGAGATGCACCGCATTTGGAATGACATGTCCAGCAAGAAACACTTGAGATGTTAGGGGACACGAgggccacttaaaaaaaaaaagaaaaaaactcatttttttctcctttttttgcctttttcaccatttaaaatattatcaCTGAATGATGTAAAAACTGAGAGGGCTGCTACAAGTCTATTTCAAGACAGATGTTTTCATTAACATCCATCTATGTCTATTTCTCACCTCATGATTGTTAATGAATGCATGAGGCTTGTAAAGTGTGTATTCTCATGCATAATTAAAATGGGGTGTTGTTATTGAAAGTAATTTGTTCATGTACCCCAGGTCCAATTTATGTAGACTAATCTTTATAGGCATTAAGTCAATCAGCGTTAAGCATTAATTAGTGTGGCCTAACGGTTTGAGACGGCAACATTTGCTATGCTAAAGTGTCCTTGAGCACGACACTGATTCTCTACCAGCTGCTGACCGAGCAACCCTGACCTTCTTGCAGGAGTGCAAgccaaaagaaaat from Archocentrus centrarchus isolate MPI-CPG fArcCen1 chromosome 21, fArcCen1, whole genome shotgun sequence carries:
- the b3galt1b gene encoding beta-1,3-galactosyltransferase 1, with product MPSKVSCLYLLTVVCWASALWYLSITRPTSTYVGHMSVPIRKTVKPPKNITFNNIRTRPLNPHTFEFVINEPKKCESITPFLVILISTTHKEFDARQAIRETWGDESTFSDVHILTVFLLGRNTDPVLNQMVEQESQIFHDIVVEDFIDSYHNLTLKTMMGMRWVATFCPKAQYVMKTDSDIFVNMDNLIYKLLKPSTKPRRRYFTGYVINGGPIRDMRSKWYMPRDLYPESKYPPFCSGTGYVFSADVAELIYKTSLHTRLLHLEDVYVGLCLRKLGIHPYQNSGFNHWKMAYSLCRYRRVITVHQISPEEMHRIWNDMSSKKHLRC